agactaagtcaattaggcatgaatcaatgtatggaaccattaattcctaaattcaagcaagaactaggctaaatatcatacacCCAACCTTacacaagccctaaatcaaacacccattaggtacccatactagggttgggtcacaaccttagctagggatttagctactcataggcaaaaatgaagaaactaagattaaactcataatagatgataaagggataaaaatccaatgttaaaatgataaactaatacAAAGTTTCCCAAAACAGTATAGGAAAATCGGCTATCTACTTTCTGGAgttcaaaacttaacctaaatttgattaaaaaaactatttatacaaagctgaaaTTATCgaacaaaattgcccctgcggagGTTCTGCGGCAGCACAATTctatgtgtggtccgcactttgaagCTGGGCTTGACAGTatggacttctgcggccgcacagttCTGGGTTGTGGCCGCACGTCTTCATATTCTGCGGCCCGcgcatttctgagtgcggccgcactcttgaatttgagcttgacaggagggacttctgcggaccgcacatttctaagTGCAACCGAACTcttgaattctgcggccgcacaataatagtgcaGTCCGCACTTCTTCATGGACTCAGAActccatctctctgaaccttATCTTTTGCGACCGCACAATAATTTTGCGGTCCTCACTTTGCAAAGGAATTATGTCAGAGGTCCTTCATAGTCTGCGGctgcactcaatattgtgcggtccgcacttttctctttttgcttgGTTTTAGTCCTTGTCAAAAAATattccttcttgagttgaatttcatcgtTTTGGCTCTTTTTCCAATGCTCCTGCAAGTAAGtacattttatcatttttcgggaatacctttaagcatgtTTGAGCTAAAACTAAAGTAAAAGAGTGAAAATAAGTAGTCAAGATCCCTACTTATCAATTCCCCCAAAcataagcttttgcttgtcctcaagcaaataagataattcccacctccacaagaaaagagctatttcagctggcctacgttgcatcaaacacacatcaattgggactaacaattacccatACACTCATGAATTATCTACAAGGCCATGTGTTTGAATGTTAAAGCACAAATagctctaatgtgacacttgagcatcaagagttgactttactcatcaaggaagttcGCACTTTCATGTAGGTTACTGTGGATCCCTAACTCCTCCTCCTATACTCTCCGTAAGCTCATCTCACtcaagaatgtagcactcaattcaatgATTCGTGAAAGgttcgctcatcactctcaaaagaatatcATAAGaacggctctaagtaccatatgcttgcccctcatataaatcaccactaatgtaagcttactcaccttgaaatcacgtagggctttttcggcgTGTAATGAAGGCTTTGGGGTTAAGGAGGGAAACGTTAGAATGGAACGGGTTCATATTTCCtttagcactccattttctctttttggctcatactttgccgactctttgagtcattttctttttccttaggggaactagagagacttgacatcactctttcttggtcatgatattcatattCGCCTTTTTTGTTTTCTCCACACTttgcacttttgctttcttttgaatcCTTTCAACCCTTCaaattattcactttctttttgtgtttttcttttgttctttctttctttttctttgcctttccttttatttatttcttttctcaTCTTGTGTCTTGCtaccactttcaaactcctcatctctcccccaaacttatgttttcaCCATTTGTTTCTCGTGAGTgctaaggaaagctcgggtgccaagagatgGTCACTATAGGAcgagtaaaggcttgtaacatggttatcgaATGAAAAAAgctttaggctcaaaagggttgactaaggATAACATCATTGCTGGGCCATGGAAGGTTTCAAAatgggtcaaggagagcctacaatcacttctcaagccaagcaaacttagaattttgcctagaaacacatttggggcaagttctaaaccattcgcacgggtacttggacttgtaacaaaaTATCTCACCTCTGACACAACCGGATTGtcaaagaggatagagtcgagggcccacaataacCTTATTCAAGATTGAAGATCGCTAATGGTTCGACTAAACCacccgatgattgcctaagtcaagacaaaagtcactaactagagatATTTCTTTCCAAGagcttatttttaaccataagtgTGTAGTTAAgcgtgttggtaccaagtgaagcatgcttgaccctTTTATATTCATTAACACTACTGTTTCTACCTAAacatcaaaaacggactcaatcccttaagaaggttgtcacgtcatccatcgttgggaagagccaccaaGTTCACACAAAACCCACCTTTGGatagaaccgtggcattaagaaaaccaaaggtttattactcacttaaacataaaaagaagctaccgaatcaaaaagaagctattaatataaataagaagctagactactgagaaaataaaataaagaagctatgaaataaactactgaaagtaagacaaatgaatatacaaaccgaggggaatagaatatatacatcaaaagagagggaggaatatatacataatgaaagaaaaaataaagataaaagaaaaaataatattaaagttattacaggccaatgtcatcaaatcaaaccaaccaaaatagaccaccccctgaataaaaataagcattgtcctcaatgcttagcaAAATCAAAATAAGTGAgggtagagagtaaagaaaactccctatgtggtctcaggtTCCATGGCAGCATCACCACCCTCAAGCttctccaactggatctcatcatcctctgccCGGGGAACAACGAGATTGGTGAACATCTGAAGCACCTCCTCGGCAGTACGGGTAGCAAGGTCTGGctcgtcagactggccagctggtgcctctGCTGATGGTGATGCTGGGTCTGCTGGTACTGATGGATCTGTCTCCATCAGTATGTCAAATGGTAAATCACCAGCTACTACAATATTTGTCACCTCTTTTCTCAATCTCTCCACTGATTTCTTCGAGGCCtgggatttcctcatcttcttcgccTGTTTGCCCAACTCCTCAATAGCTCTCCCATGTGCCACCAGTGTATCCACAATGGTCTTCTGGTTatccaggatcttcttcaatgtttcctccactgacaGAGGAACCTGTGGTGCTGCTGGTGTAGAAGACTGTGatgcaacaacactggatatgtcagacagctttgaagtagttgtctgcatccagctgttgagactcgccaatgtctgggagactcgcagcgcagtgaGTGGATATGTGGATGAGGCAGGAACTGGTACTGATGCTGATGGTCTAGAAGATGAAAGTGGTGCCATATCAGCTGTCTCGGTGGAAGGACCGGCTGCTGTGGAAGGCGTGGGAGCTGTAGATGGCTCTGCAACAGAATCTATAACCATCACCGATGTCTCATCAGACTGGCCAACAGTGGTAGTTTCCTTATCCTTGAACTTTGGGTTTCCCAGACCTTGCAAGGAGTACCATGAAAAGGGCTTCTTGGCCCGCACTTTTGTATCAAACCTCCTCGGCTCCACCTTTGCATCTGTGAAATGTTCTGTGAGggtgttgggatatgggtaggagCTTTCACCTTTTTGGACAACCActgacatgttggccgacatgatggcacccacattgattgggtgcTTGTCCATAATAGATGCCACCAAAATTGCTCGAGGAATAGTAAGATTGTTCTCATTCTGGCTTGAGTCAATACGGCTGCACAAAAACGTTTTCCACCCctttgcttcaaagttgagggtaGCCCGTGCAATGGGAACCCCCGCTGTGATCCACGGTGGTAGTGGTCCTGTGTTGGCAACATCTCTGCTAGccaagggcgagctgcatcacccatagcaAGCTTCTCCAAGTACTGGATTGCCTCTACCTCCTCGAACCCTAAGTAAGTGTTCAGAGTGATTTGGTCAAATATGACTTTCAAGTTCctcaccttggtcactttggtacCCTTCTTGATGTGTaccacattggcatagaactcccgTACCAAATGCTCCTTGGCATCTATAacactctgggtgaaccacattTTCCACCCCTTGTGCTCACTAAACTGTCTAAGCACATTTGGATTGTATCGATCCAAATCCTTCAATAAGAACTgtcgctcaagtgtgagcgatctctggggccaccattctctgaactgTGTGAAGGCTGTCAAGCTCACAAACCTATCTTCCCATGCCtccttcttcttcgacctctctagGCCACTCAATCTAGTGTCACCTCCCCTACCAtcatcaggaacatcatcatcatctactACAACTGGTGCAGTGGGAGTGTGTGTAGAGGAAGACCCTGAACCCTGGCCACCGGCATCGGATCCCTCAAAAGAACTTGTTGTGGTGGAGGGTTCGTTGCGCAGTTGGTATCTCCCAGTGAATTGTGGTGGTTGGGACTGGGCCTTAGGTTGTACCTCCACTGAGTAACCCTCGGAGGCTTCCGTATATGGGATATACGAGCTTGATTCTAAGGGATCTGCGGCCCTACCTCTCCCAGTGGTTTGCTTCTTGGCTATTTCTTTCGTCTGTACTGCGAGAGGTTGAGTACCCTtgcctcggcctcgggagggttcacccctccctttaGAAGTATCACATCTACCTCTTGAtggaaccattgtctgcaatacaAAGCAACATGAGTCAGTTAAAGTCCAGAAGCAGTGTGTTAACAGTTGCAAGAGAAACAATGTGCATAGGtgaaagtgcggtccgcacaatattgagtgcagCCGCAGACtgccttgtgcggaccgcataatttcaaaGTGCGGTCGCACATTCTGATGTAGGGACCGTAAAATTTTGAATGTGGCCACACAAAACTAGGTTCAGACTACTGGTTCTATGAAGTTCCAAAGTGCGTTCGCATACATTTTTcagcggaccgcacaattttctGTGGtctgcacaattttgagtgcggtcacGCATTTCATGCTTAACATTTTGCCCTAATTGagaatctgcggaccgcacaatttcatgtacggccgcacaatttgaaCTCAAACGGCACTGACTttaggattttcacatttttgcacaatttagacatggtatTTGCAAAATAAATATGATGAATGATCTACCCAGTCCATAATGAGCACACATGACATTACCCACACAATTTCAAGCACACATGGAGAACATTTGAtattttaggcctaaaaataactatactaattaagaacaaaaactaaaaaattgaaaaatctaaacatgaattgaacataccagtgatgtAGGATGCATGTAAGAATCTACACTAATGAAATGAATGTGGAGTGTGAGGTACTTTGTGTGCACTGTGCTTGCTTAGGTCTCAAAAGTTCAGAGTGTGTAAAGTTGTGAATAGTGCAATGAGGtcctatttataggttgaccaaAGTCGGTCAAAATTGAAGCtgagtgtggtccgcactctttacctgAACCTTGCTGAAGTTCTGCGGTCCGCACGATAgttagtgcggccgcagaaatttGTGCGCtctgcacaattttgtgtgcggccgcagaatggcctTTTCTCTGCAATtcaaaacttcagagagttggatttTTGGGTCTCCAGTTGTGTGGCCGCAGATTCTTCTCTGCTGTGGcatacaaaattgtgcggtccacattttttcaacacttgaaatggcTAGATGTTGCTCATTGAGGAAGGAGTCATTaatctcaaggccgtcatgtggcctcccctcctcctccaaatgagacaagtagtctgccacttgattttcactacccttgcagtcttgaatctctagatcaaactcttgcaatagaagcacccacaGCATTAACCTTGCCTTTGAATCCTTTTTGTTCATTAAGTACCGAAGCGctgcatgatcggtatggacaatcacctttgtacccatcaagtgcgggcggaacttctccatagcaaagacaatagcaagTAGCTCTTTTTTGGTCactgtgtaattgacttgggcatcattcatggtcttgctagcatagtagaccggatggaagattttgttgatacgttgccccaaaactgctccaatcgCCACATCatttgcatcacacatgagctcgaaaggcaagctccaatccggtgtggtgataataggagtagtactCAATTGGAAATTGAGCAATTCGAATGCCATAATACAGTCctcgttgaaatggaacttggaaTCCTTCTCTAACAGTTTACACAAgaggttcaccactttggaaaaatccttgatgaatcggcgatagaacccCGTATGACCCAAGAATCTCCCCACTCCCTTCATGGATGTTGGGGGTGGGAGTTTAGAGATCACCTATATTTTgtccttgtcgacctcaataccatgctttgaaattttgtggccgaggATAATGCCTTCCtagaccatgaagtgacatttctcccaattcaaaaccaagtttgtgTCCTCACATCTTtccaagaccttatccaagttgttcaagtaatcatcaaaagaatttccAACCacggaaaagtcatccatgaagaccttaagaaaatcctccaccatgtcggtgaagatggccatcatacaccgttgaaaagtcgctggtgcattgcataacccaaatggcattcgcGAGAAtgtgaaagtaccatagggacaagtgaaagtagtcttctcttggtcATCCGGAGCAATAataatttgattgtagccggaatatccatcaaggaaataatagaaagatcgaccggccaacctatcaagcatttggtcaagaaatgggagtgggaaatgatctttccgagtgactttgttgagcttccaatagtccatacacactctccacccggtcaccgttcttgtgggtatcaactcgttcttgtcatttGTGACCACAGTCATGCCCTCTTCTTtaggacacattgcaccggagaagtccacgagctatcggaaatggggtaaacaaccccggcatccaaccattttatgatctccttcttcataacctcttgcattgcttcatttaatcttctttAATGTTCAACGGAGGGTtcggcatcctcctccaaaataatcttgtgcatgcagaaGGCGGGGATTATACcctgaatatccgccaatgtctatctgatagctttcttcctcttttgtagcaccgccaaagtAGCATCTACATGCACATTAGGCAatcaagaggaaagaataaccggtaaagtataacatgggccaaggaattcatacctgagatgtggaggcaatggctttaactccaaagtgggaggctcctcgattgagggctttgttggaggagtcttccggttttcaagatctaaggacaatttgcggggttcatatgtgtacgaccccattccttgcaatgaattcacacattccacatagccatccttctcatcatcatcatgattaagcaatatggcctccaaagtatcatcaacattcatcatggcactagcatcatcaacaatcacctcggtcactaagtccacaaacgaacaaacttcattgctattcggttgcctcatagatttgcacacatgtaaaaccaccttttcatcacccacccggaaggtgagatcaccggcttccacatcaacaagatccTTCCattagcaaggaaaggtctacccaagataataggcacctcatagtccacttcgcaatcaagaatcacaaagtccgtcgggaggatgaacttatcaacacgaaccaacacatcatcaataatacccaatggtctcttcatattACGAttcgccatttgtaacctcatatatgtgggtcttggttgcccaattcccaaagttttgaacaccgagtagggcatcaagttgatactcgcccctagatcacatagagctttggcaaagtcggcgctcccaatagtgcaagggattgtgaaagcgccaGGATCTTCCAACTTTGGATCCATTGAGtacacaatagcactcacttgatgtgtcatcttgatagtctcacaattcattgatcttttctttgtcaccaaatccttcatgaactttgcatagccgggcatttgttccaacgcCTCAAGTAATGATACAGTAATAGATAAGCTCTttatcatgtcaataaacttcttgaattggttctcgcTATTTTTCTTggcgagcctttgagggtatgaaggaggaggccttggcattggtgccttggcctttggcactaccgtttccggtatgtcaatcacgtgttccctagacgggttcacttcttcttgagtctcttccacatttttatcaatatcaattctcacttcttcattagcttgaaccacattgcttggaattTTAACTTCTTGAATCAttacatcatcatccacaattcttatttggtttgaggttgttgcctccccacCTTTTTCACTCTTTGTGGTTACAGCCATGGCATGTCccatgttgttcccacccttcgggttcaccaccgtgtcactaggtagttcccccttaggacgagtgtttaaagcttgcaAGATTTgacctaattgaacctccaagttgcggattgaagtgttgtgagaggctagttgagcatcagagtcagcatttttctccatcatttgtttgaacatattttcaatccgTCCCATCTCATTATTGGAAGAGCTAGAACCGTGAGacggataaggaggtgggttgcttggttgttgatacatcaggggcctttgaaagccctaCCCCAGATTCCCTTGGttattgttccaacccccttggttgttgcctccgcaatatccttgattgttgccaccccaattgccttggttgtcttgattattccaattgccttgattattgttattgtttcaattaccttgattgttgttaccaccactccaattgccctggtggttttgattgttccaatttccttgattttcttgagatcgccattgttgttgattcgggccttgagagttgtttctttgcccttggtagttgttcacatattgcacttcttcctaTTGCTCATTGTATGATTCGTCTTGGTCAAACCCATTATCATCTTGCAAAAATTGTTCCacacggttttgcacttgttgacccttttgcctttgcttgttcaccatcatgttaaCACCTTCCATTGTatttacttgcttaggaccttgaacttgttgaagttgagatttggctaattgattcattgttgtggtcaactcggcaattgcttgcccatgatcatgcaattctttgtgtaggtgaatcacatttggatcaccttgaggaacattagctctactttgccatgccgatgaagtatcggccatttcatctaaaatctcacaagcttcagcatatggtgttgtcatgaaattcccaccggcaagttggttgaccacgcattgattggtactattgatccccctgtagaaggtttgttgaatcatagcctcagtcatgtcattattcaggcactctttcaccatagtacGGTACCACTCCCAAATCTcgtgcaaaggctcattgggttcttgcttgaatgctagaatctcatctCGAAGAGTAGCCATATTCCCgagagaaaagaacttggcaatgaatttttccgccaattcatcccatgtatggatagaatggtttggcaatctttctaaccaatccaaggctttcccccatagagagcagggaaatagcctcaaccttagagcatcctcggagacgttggtctgtttactcccccaacaagtgtctaCAAACCTCCTCAAgcgtttgtatgcattttgacttggagccccggtgaagaattcctgttgctctagcaatgtgagaaatggggcgggactatggcacttgcgtATCCTTCGtttggcaacacccggtgtggagccgctcttggttGTGCTGGGGTAGGGATGGTAATATTGtcatgaggcggtcggcctcgcctattttcttgaggttcaagaggaacctcatcaccTTGGTCATCGTCCACTTCCTCCCCCAAAGGCAAGTttccgagaggatcattgttgagagccatttttgTACCTATAATCGATTCACAAAAAGGTTAGTAACTCGGAAGTAAAAGAAGACAAGTCATAcaaaaaaccaaatatatagctaaatccgcttttagctccccggcaacagcACCAAAAAATGATGTtgcccaaattcacaccactgattgggattgtgaagcggtcgatgcaattataattaTCCAACTtggagtcggggtcgattcctcAGAGAGCTTATATTGAATTAGGTATATACTTAGACTAAGTGTATGACGTGCCTAAAATGCACTTCCACAAACTGTGTTTCGATTCTTTCTACTTCTAAAATTTATGCTATTATTTGTAAATGTAAAGCTATAGAacgatatttttggtgttgttgtttttcaagtttataaaaaatatagagCTGTGACTTCcaccacctaggtggttacctagcGGGTTGTGAGCTTTAGGGCATGCTTCGTTGGTCGGGGTATAATATAGCAATCAACACGCGATTACCCACtcgatacctctcggtagttagagtgattttgcccaatttggctttctcaagtccaaatgggtaattcacaaaatctttgatatatgctcaagtcaggtcttactatctctagattcaaccctttaattagggctatcaatttcttgagttcacttTAATTTCTTGTTagtcaagttttcctagacttagtctctctttctcaggtagagactaagtcaattaggcatgaatcaatgtttgcaaccattaattcctaaattcaagcaagaactaggctaaatatcatacatCCAACCTTacacaagccctaaatcaaacacccattaggtacccacactagggttgggtcacaaccctagctagggatttagctactcataggcaaaaatgaagaaactaaggaagaaaataagattaaactcataatagatgataaagggatgaaaatccaatgttaaaatgataaactaatatAAAGTTTCCCAAAGCAGTATAGGAAAATCGGCTATCTACTTTCTGGAGTTCAAAACATAAcctaaatttgacaaaaagaactatttatacaaagctgaaattatcggacaaaattgcccctgcggaggttctgcggccgcacaattctgtgtgcagtccgcactttaaAGCTGGGCTTGATAGTATGgacttctgcggctgcacaattctggGTTGCGTCCGCACGTCTTCATATTCTGCGAACCGCACATTTTTGAGTACGGCCGCACTCTTGAATTTGAGCTTGACAGGAGGGacttctacggaccgcacatttctaagTGCAGCCGCACTcttgaattctgcggccgcataataataGTGCGGTNNNNNNNNNNNNNNNNNNNNNNNNNNNNNNNNNNNNNNNNNNNNNNNNNNNNNNNNNNNNNNNNNNNNNNNNNNNNNNNNNNNNNNNNNNNNNNNNNNNNNNNNNNNNNNNNNNNNNNNNNNNNNNNNNNNNNNNNNNNNNNNNNNNNNNNNNNNNNNNNNNNNNNNNNNNNNNNNNNNNNNNNNNNNNNNNNNNNNNNNGTCAAGCAATCTACAATAACATGTTAAATTATAAGGTAAATCCtcctaatttcaaattttaataaCTTTTTCGACCTTATTTTCACCGCAAACTACTAATATATCTAAACCAAAAAGgatagagagaaaggaaatatAAAATTAGACGTACTTGTTCATGGGAGCAACACCCTCAATGATGGTAATAAAGGTAGTGGACTTCTCCAAGTCTGGGTACATCCCACATCTACAATATCATAAAAACATAAGTCACAATTTGCTTTTACTATAACTTTAATCAAGTATATTAATTATACGTACGAGATTTCAAATATTAAAGTTTAGATACTGAGAAGTAAATCAGTATTTGCAGATGAACTTTAGTATTTGCATATATTGACACAAAATCTATAttcaaaacacttaccctccgcCACTGCCGCATTTGCAGCCAGATCCACAGCCACAGTTTCCTCCGCTGCAAGACATGTTTTCTTAATTTGTTGTTGGGAgatttgttgaaaaagaaagtttAATCACTAAAGCAAGTTCTTGGTGTAGTTGTGTTGAAAAGTGAATCATAGGGTGGGGTTTTTTTATAGAGGGAAAAGGAGGACAAAATAGGTAATTGTTTGCGTGACAAGTTGACAAAATCATGGTAGAATTTGTAAATAAGTGTTTAATAATGTCTGAAATATCTCGTTAGAGGAGAAAGGCATGAAGCTAGTTGccattgagtttattttatttttttagtcttAATCTTAATTAAGGAAATGAGAATTGATCATCCTACAATAGTTGACATTTCTAAGGTATTGATTAAATTATGTAAAGGATAAAGTAAACGTGCATCCCTTAATTAATTTTGGATGCAATAACTATTAATTAGTCCTTTAGCTACGTTTAGGAATAAATATGACTTTCAACATAGTAATGTTTGGGATTCAGTTAGGTACCCTTATATGTTCTTTTATGTTCGTTAAATACCGCTAATGTTGAAGAGCATTTTAGTTATTTTAACTAAAATTATAAGGATTTATAGGAATTCGGATTATCTTTTTAAGGTGAAATTTTCAACTCTCAACAACGACATAATCTAGGATTTATAGACTTTTTTCGCTCTAACCTATTAAAAACATTATCCGATTGGTATCTTTTTTTGGGAAACTTCTCCAAAGTGACTTTAACATATTTTTATCTGATGTTATTTGTGTTTGAATAGGATAGACCAATTATTTTATTCGATTGATTAATTGCTCAAAGGCATCGACAAGAACATATCAATTTTCTGTCTCAATCATATTCCAAAGTATTGCGTTTTAGAGTTTTTAGAATCTTGAAATTTACGCAAAAAACAACCAGAGGGAAAGACgtttgttatattcttcaataTCATCTCATTTGATAGTAGTAGGAACTTAACAAAGAGTTTCTAGATTTTAACGATTACAGAAACCTAAACGAATTATTAATTTGACATAATTACTCAGTGATTGTTATTACGATCAAATacttaaaaaatataacaaagtgACCTTACTACTTCAGCTATTTATCGCTTCAATCCAATAACAAAAATACTTACAAGAGCTTGAACACAAAATAGTACGCATTAAAAAGAGGGGTAAAAGACTCTTGAGATGACTATGAGATACCCATAATAGATTTCCTTTTTATACTTCTATTTTCAGCCATTCAAGATGGTATTTCATCAATCATCAATTCCCTTTTGCTTTTGGAGAATACATATCTTTTACGAAAGAAGAAGCATATCACTATTTCTTACTACCACAACTACAATTTGCTAATCTGATTGGCTACATGACATGGActataatattaagttatttacatataatttaaaCGTTATGAAGTGTTATTGCTTACCATAAGAAACCACCTTTCGAAAGTTTCAACTATATAATTTGAACGTTAATAAGTATGACTCCATTGCTTACCTATAAGAAACCGTCTTTCGATAGATTCAAC
The nucleotide sequence above comes from Nicotiana tabacum cultivar K326 chromosome 12, ASM71507v2, whole genome shotgun sequence. Encoded proteins:
- the LOC107802410 gene encoding metallothionein-like protein type 2 isoform X2, which encodes MSCSGGNCGCGSGCKCGSGGGCGMYPDLEKSTTFITIIEGVAPMNNFVESGEKAAEGGNGCKCGSNCTCDPCNC